The sequence TTGATCATAACCGTGCAGCCGTTTACCGGGTTTCCCTGAAGAAAGCAGCGCAGGAAATCAAGCCGATTGTCAAAAACGGCTCCGGCATTAAGCTGAACAAGGTGGGATGCGGCATTGATATAATTGAAGTTGGTGTAAGAAATCAGCAGACGGTTATTCTCCATGAACAGCGACTGGTTTCTAATTTTATCATGGTAAAAGACATCGTCCGAACTGAGCCAGGCGACATAGTCGCCGGTGGCATGAAGAATGCCGTGGTTTAACGCAGACGCGGTGCCTCCATTGGCTTTGCCCAAATAATGAATATTGGGATGGGAGCGATATGGAGCAATTCTGTCGCTGTGAATAGTGGAGCCGTCGTCGACGACGATGATCTCATAAGGAGCCTGGGACTGGGACAGCGCGCTCTGCAGCGCCTGGTCAATATACGGACAGTTATAAAACGGGATAATAACCGACACTTTCGCGTTCATGGCGATGCTCCTTTCCGGTTGCTGCGGTAATATTCCAGAATGTCGGCAAGCGAGCGCTCCAGCTGCACTTCGGGGCGCCAGTTTAAGGCGGAAGCGTGTGCAGCAAAGGAGCGGGACTGCGCCTGACAGTGCGGCGCCTCACAGCCAGAAGCGCCTGCCTGTATAGGCGGCGCATCCAAAACGGGGGCATTCTCCGGCTCTTGGCTGGGCTCCGTTCCCCAATCCACCCGCACATCCGCCCGGGTCAGGCTCAGCATGCGCTCCGCAATCTCGCCCAAACTGCGCGGCTTTCCCGAGTCGATCCGGTACGTGGTGCCCGGCTCTCCCTGCTTCAAGATGCAATCGTACGCGCGGACGGCGTCCCGGACATCAAGAAAATCCCGCTGCGCCTGCCGGGAAGATAACCGGAACGGCAGCTGGGTGCCCCCCTGCTCGCTTCTGGCAATGTGTCCGGCCAGCAGCGAGCAGAAGCCCGTGGAAGGCCCAGGCCCGATCAGGTTGCAGGGCTCCGCGATCAGCACCTGCTGCCGGAATAGTCTTCCCCAGGACAAGGACATGAGTTCTTCCAGTGTCTTGCTGAGGCTGTATGGATGCAGCGGCTCTCCGGCTCCCGGATTGAACTTCAGCCGTGATCCCGCCACCAGCAGACGGACTTCATTACGGGAGCGCAGCGCGTCAAGCAGGTACACGGCCGCCATTACATTGGTTTCCAGATATTGAGCCGGTTTCCGCCACGACTCCGGTACGGAATTTTTCCCCGCCAGATGAAGCACTTCGCTTGGAGCGGTATCCTCTATCATCTTCTTCACGGCTTCGCCGTCGTTCAAATCGCAAATATACGTCCTAACGTCTTCCGGAAACAACGGTTCCCGGGATTCGCCGGGGACCGCTGTCCGCAGCACGGCGATTACCTCCGCTCCTTCCGCCGCAAAATAAGCGGCGGCATGGCGGCCCGTAAAGCCGCCGGCGCCGGTAATCAGCAGCCTTCTGCCGGTCATGGATATCGCCGGCTTTGCTGTATCCATTCCGCCAGCTCGGAGAGCATCTCAGAGTAGGAAGGCAGATGAAAGACTGCATCGCTGCGCGTGGTGAGCAAAGTACGGTCCTGCACATGCCGGTCATCGGGAACAATCTCGGCGTCGGTCTTGTGAAAGGCCTCCTGAATCATTATGAGCAGCTCGTATTTGCTGACCGGCTGAGGATGGGCCAGGTGAATCAAGCCAGACACCTCCGAATCCAGCATACAATCGATGGCTCTGGCCAGCTCCAGCGTTGTCACCCCGTTCCACATGACGCGGCGGTAGCCGGGAACCTTGCCGGACTGGGCCAGGAACCATTCCATGAGCCCGATGCCGTTCTTGCGGATTTCCGGCCCGATGATCGATGTGCGGATCGTCAGATGGCCAAAATTGCAAACCTCGCCGAGCGCCTTCGTAATGGCGTAGACAGAGGTTCCGTCCGGCGCGTCCTCCTCTGTGTAGCCGCCGCGTGTTCCTTCGAACACGCAGTCTGTGCTGATGTGGATCAGCCGGGCGGATATGGTGTCAGCGGCCCGCCGCAGACGGTGGGGAAGAAAGCCGTTGATGTGATAGGCGGCGATTTTATGCTCTTCCGCGGATTGGTTAAGTACGCCCAGCGCGTTAATGATGCAGTGGGGCGAGACAATAGCTATTGTTCTCTCCACAGTCGCAATATCGTCGGCATCCAGCAGGAGTCCTTGCTGATCGCTTTTGTCCCGGGTTGTATAAAAAACCTGGTGCTTGCCCTGAAGGCGGAAGTAATCTGCCAGCATATGCCCCGCCATGCCATTTCCGCCGAGGATCAGCAGCTTCATTGCAGGAAACCTCCCCGGATCAGGATGTCCTTGATTTCTTGTTTGGACATCAGATTATTCCCGGAGCTAAAGCTGCTGAAGGACACCGGCTCGCAATTTTGATAGCGCGACTTCAGATGAGGTATATTAAGCGTAGGCAATATAACAAGATACTGCTCGTCGTATACAACGGTCGTCAGGCTCTCGAAATCGCTCATCAGAATTTCATTGATTTTTTCCCCGGGACGAATGCCTGTCTCGATCATTCTAACGTCTTGTCTATCGGAGGCCTCGATGAGCACTTCAGCCAAATCGGCAATCCGGCAGGTCGGCATGGTCATTACGAAAATCTCGCCGCCCACGCTGACCTCGGAAGCTTTGAACAGCAGGGAAATCGCATCGCTCAGCGTCAGGAAGAACCGGGTCATATTGAAATCGGTAATCCGCACTTCGCCTTTGTCCCGAATCTGCTTCATGAACAAATGGACGACGCTGCCGTTCGTTCCAAGCACATTCCCGCCCCGGACAGTAACGAACTTGGTGCTTGACCCAAGCAGATTCGCATAGACGATCAGCTTCTCGCCGATAGCCTTGGTCATACCATAAAAGTTGGATGGATTGGCCGCCTTGTCAGTCGAGATATAAATCACTTTTTCCACCTTGTTCGCTATCGCCGCTTCAATGACATTCTGAGTACCGATGACGTTCGTCTTGAGCGCCTCGTAGGGCTGATCCTCGCAGACGGGGACATGCTTCAGCGCCGCCAGATGGAACAAGTAATCCACCCCCCGGCATGCGGCAATGAGAGCTTCCTTATCGCGGATATCACCGATGACAAAGCTTAACCGTCTGTCCTCGAATTCCCGGCTCATGGCTACCTGGGCGGATTCGCTGCGAGAGAAAATAATGATTTCCTTCGGATTCTGCGGCAGAAGCTGCCGGACCAGCTCATGTCCCCAGGAACCGGTACCGCCGATAACCGCAATCCGTTGATTATTGAACATACAGGTTCCCTCCAAGTAAAAATTTGACGATCTTGTGCGATACATCCGAATCCAGATAGCCGTCAGGGACTTCCCACTCGCGGCTCATCGAGGTCATCAGCCGGGCGCACCGCAAAATACTTTCGCTGTCCACTCCAGAGACGACATTGCTTCCGCAGTCCACCGTCTCCGGCCGCTCGGTCGTCCGCCGGATCGTAACGGTTGGCACGCCCAGCAGGCAGCATTCCTCCTGAACGGTGCCGCTGTCGGTGATGGCGCAGCGCGCATTCTTCTCCAAGGCGACAAAATCAAAGAAACCAAATGGCTCATAAAATTCGACAAGGCTATGCATTTGCAGCGGAAAGGAATTTGAGAGCTTCGATCGGGTGCGGGGATGGATGCTGCAAATGAGGCGGATTCCGAAGTGCTCGGCGATCAGGTTTAAGCCCTGCATGATCTCCATCAGCGGCTCCTTATGATCGACGTTCTCGGCGCGGTGCACCGTAACGAGAAAATATTGCCCCGGCGCAAGACTAAGCCGGTTCAGAATATCGCTGGCCGCAATTTGCGGAGCGTAATGCGTCATAACCTCATGAATCGGGTTGCCGCTAAGCATGATCCGCGAATTCGGAATTCCTTCGGCTGCCAGGTGCCGCTTGCTCTGCGGCGTATAGGGCATGTTAATGGTCGAGACAGCGTCGATGACGCGCCTATTCTTCTCTTCCGGCACATTCAGATCGTAGCAGCGGTTGCCCGCTTCCATATGAATGACCGGAATGCCCATCCGCTCGGCCAGAATGGCGCACAGTGCGCTGTTCGTATCGCCGAGCAGCAGAACGCGATCCGGCCGTTCCTTCAGCAGGATCGGCTCCAGCCCGCCAAACATGGCGGCAAGCTGTCCGCCAATTCCCGCCTGCTTCTCCTGAAGCACGTAATCCGGCGCCCGCAGCCCCAATTCCTCAAAGAAAATGCCGCTCAGACTGGCAGTGAAATTCTGGCCCGTATGCACCAGCACATGACTGTCCGCATACCGGTCCAGAAGCGGAATAATTACGCTCAGGCGGATGATCTCGGGGCGCGTGCCCAGAATGGTCATGATTTTCATGCGTTCACTCCCCTGCTTGAATCTTGATGATGATTTATTTTCAGGACCGGCAGGCAGGCCGTGCGCGAACCCCGGCGAAGTATGCAAGGGCAGGCCGGGAATCGGTAATGAGCCAGACCCGGACTCCAGGGGCTGCGGTACTGCCGGCGAGCCGGAGTTTTTAAGTTGCGCCACGCTAATTAAAGGGATTTCCTCCGTCTAATCACGCCGATTAAAGCAGAATTCTTAGGTTAACTGGAATTTCTCCCGTTAAATGCGCCGATTTGAACGGAACTGAGGAAAAATGCAGAAATTAACCGGAAGATTTCCACTATATACTTTGTAAAAAGGTTGACTCTAAAAAATTAGAGGGAGTATTTCCTTCTATTTGCTCGGCGCAAGCGCTAATGGGAGCGGTCCAGACGGCGGTAAGCGCAAAGCCCGGATTAACCCGGCGCAGCCTGGCGGCCCTGACGCCGCTACCGGCGCCGCGCCGCAGCGCTGCGGCGCTTGCGGGATTTCCGCCGCCGCAGGGACGTGCGGCTGGGGCGCTTCGCCCGCCGCGCGCTGCGGGGCGGAGCGGCGCTGCGGGCGGGGCCGCGCCGGAGTCGGCCGCGCCGCTTCGATGCGCGGCGTCTGCGCTGCGGCGCCTGCTCGGGCGCCGCGGCTGCGGCCCCGCCGGCGGGCGGCTCCGCCGGGGCGGCGCTCGCCCAGCGGAGGCGCCACGCCTCCGCCAGAGCGCGTAGGCGCTCGCGGTAAGCCGCCGGGCCATAGGCGGCGATCACGCGGCCACGTGCC is a genomic window of Paenibacillus durus ATCC 35681 containing:
- the wecB gene encoding non-hydrolyzing UDP-N-acetylglucosamine 2-epimerase, with translation MKIMTILGTRPEIIRLSVIIPLLDRYADSHVLVHTGQNFTASLSGIFFEELGLRAPDYVLQEKQAGIGGQLAAMFGGLEPILLKERPDRVLLLGDTNSALCAILAERMGIPVIHMEAGNRCYDLNVPEEKNRRVIDAVSTINMPYTPQSKRHLAAEGIPNSRIMLSGNPIHEVMTHYAPQIAASDILNRLSLAPGQYFLVTVHRAENVDHKEPLMEIMQGLNLIAEHFGIRLICSIHPRTRSKLSNSFPLQMHSLVEFYEPFGFFDFVALEKNARCAITDSGTVQEECCLLGVPTVTIRRTTERPETVDCGSNVVSGVDSESILRCARLMTSMSREWEVPDGYLDSDVSHKIVKFLLGGNLYVQ
- a CDS encoding glycosyltransferase, coding for MNAKVSVIIPFYNCPYIDQALQSALSQSQAPYEIIVVDDGSTIHSDRIAPYRSHPNIHYLGKANGGTASALNHGILHATGDYVAWLSSDDVFYHDKIRNQSLFMENNRLLISYTNFNYINAASHLVQLNAGAVFDNRLDFLRCFLQGNPVNGCTVMIKKELFGAIGLFDESLPFTHDYDLWFRAVLNGYPPVMLNQSLTGYRRHDGMGTVRHHDRIMHEVSALKARYSTPLRSLITSLGG
- a CDS encoding NAD-dependent epimerase/dehydratase family protein, which codes for MDTAKPAISMTGRRLLITGAGGFTGRHAAAYFAAEGAEVIAVLRTAVPGESREPLFPEDVRTYICDLNDGEAVKKMIEDTAPSEVLHLAGKNSVPESWRKPAQYLETNVMAAVYLLDALRSRNEVRLLVAGSRLKFNPGAGEPLHPYSLSKTLEELMSLSWGRLFRQQVLIAEPCNLIGPGPSTGFCSLLAGHIARSEQGGTQLPFRLSSRQAQRDFLDVRDAVRAYDCILKQGEPGTTYRIDSGKPRSLGEIAERMLSLTRADVRVDWGTEPSQEPENAPVLDAPPIQAGASGCEAPHCQAQSRSFAAHASALNWRPEVQLERSLADILEYYRSNRKGASP
- a CDS encoding dTDP-4-dehydrorhamnose reductase family protein, coding for MKLLILGGNGMAGHMLADYFRLQGKHQVFYTTRDKSDQQGLLLDADDIATVERTIAIVSPHCIINALGVLNQSAEEHKIAAYHINGFLPHRLRRAADTISARLIHISTDCVFEGTRGGYTEEDAPDGTSVYAITKALGEVCNFGHLTIRTSIIGPEIRKNGIGLMEWFLAQSGKVPGYRRVMWNGVTTLELARAIDCMLDSEVSGLIHLAHPQPVSKYELLIMIQEAFHKTDAEIVPDDRHVQDRTLLTTRSDAVFHLPSYSEMLSELAEWIQQSRRYP
- a CDS encoding polysaccharide biosynthesis protein, whose translation is MFNNQRIAVIGGTGSWGHELVRQLLPQNPKEIIIFSRSESAQVAMSREFEDRRLSFVIGDIRDKEALIAACRGVDYLFHLAALKHVPVCEDQPYEALKTNVIGTQNVIEAAIANKVEKVIYISTDKAANPSNFYGMTKAIGEKLIVYANLLGSSTKFVTVRGGNVLGTNGSVVHLFMKQIRDKGEVRITDFNMTRFFLTLSDAISLLFKASEVSVGGEIFVMTMPTCRIADLAEVLIEASDRQDVRMIETGIRPGEKINEILMSDFESLTTVVYDEQYLVILPTLNIPHLKSRYQNCEPVSFSSFSSGNNLMSKQEIKDILIRGGFLQ